CAATTGGAATGTAGGTGTTAATTATTCAGGATATAAATCAGAAGTTATTTCATTATCAGAAGGAGTTCAACAAGTTGATCTTGGTGGTTATTCAACTGCACAAGTTATTGCTGAAGTAGGATCTCCTTACCCATTACTTAGAACTACGGCTTACGAAAGAGACCCTCAAGGTAGAGTAATTGTAGGTGCTAATGGTGATCCATTACAAGATAGTGATAATCAAACACAAGGTCAAACTGCTCCTAAATATATAGTTGGTTTAACTACGAGTGTAAGATATAAAGGATTTAGTTTATACGCAGCTATGGACTATAGAACAGGTCATGTATTTTATAATCAATTAGTAGATGCTTTAGAATTTACCGGTTTATCTCAGCATAGTGTTTCAGCTGGAAGACAACCTTTTGTATTCCCTAACTCATCTTACAACACTGGTACTGATGCAGCCCCAGTTTATGTAGCTAATACAAACAGATTGACTTCAGATGGAGGTAATGCTTTTTGGGATGAATACAATAACGTAAAAGAAAACTATGTTACTGATGCTACAACGTTAAAATTAAGAGAAGTACAATTGTCATATAATTTAGATGAACAATTTGTAAACAGTATCGGTTTTCAAGATATTCAGTTCGGTATTTTTGGTAGAAATTTATTAACATTTAGACCAAAAGACAATGTTTACTCTGATCCTGAATTTAACTTTACAACAGGTAATGCTGTAGGTGTAGGTAACCAATCTCAAGGTCCTCCTACAAGACAATACGGTTTGAACTTAACGATAACTTTTTAAAAACATGAAAATGAAAACAATAAAAATAAATAAATCGATTTTACTGTTATTATCCGTAGCGATACTAACTGTAAGTTGTAATGACTTTTTGGATGTCAATGAAAATCCAAACAGTCCATCAATTTCTACGCCTAGTTTAACCTTGCCAGTAGCTCAACAAGAGATGGCACAGTTAAACGGAACAGATATGACCTATTTAGGAAATATGTTGGTAGTAAATTGGGCTACACCATCAAACTGGTCTGCAAATTCATTATTTGCTAGATATAGTTTTACTGCAACTTCTTATGATGATATATTTGAGAGATCTTATGTATACATGTTTAAGAACTTAACGTATGTTGAGAATTATACAGATCCTACAGGTGCTGCCGATTATAGTACTTATAAAGCGATTTCACAAATAATGAAAGGATATCAATATCAATTACTAGTTGATTTGTATGGAGATATTCCTTTTACTGAAGCCAACTTACGTGGAGAAAATACTACACCAAAGTATGATGATGCTGCAACAGTATATAAAAGTGTAATAGATTCATTAACATCTGCTGCAAACTTAGCATTAAACTTACCTGATAATGCAGAAGACCCTGGAACTCAAGATATTATTTTGGGAGGTCATATGGATGAGTGGGCTCAATTCGCTAATACTATTAAATTAAGAATGTTAGTACGTTTAAGCAATACTAATGATGATGCTTATATTGCAAGTCAAATAGCATCGATAGATGCTAATGGTGCCGGTTATATTACTGCTGACATTAGTGCTAACCCTGGCTATACTGCATCTGCAGAAAAGCAAAGTCCATTTTATGATTATTTTATTGCTGAATCAGGTACACAACAGGATAGAAATGATTTTACAGTTGCTTCTAAGCATACTATAGAATATTTAACATCTATTAATGATGATAGATTATCAAGATTATATTTGCCAGCAGCTGCAAGTGGTAACTTTAAAGGAGCTGAGCAATCTACAGTTTTACCTGGTACAGGTTTCACTAACCTTGATTTATCTCATGTTGGTCCCGGTTTGTTAAAGTCTGCAGAACAAGATCAAGTGATTATGTCTTTGGCTGAAGCATTGTTTATTCAAGCAGAAGCTACAGAAAGAGGATATATTACTGGTGGTGATTCTGCTCAAGATTTATATGAGGCAGCAATAGCAGCTTCTTATGAATTTTTAGAAGTTCCTGATGCATCTACAGCTGCTGCTGCATATTATGCACAGCCAATTGCTAATGTTTCTTGGGCTTCCTCTCCAAATAAAATCGAAGCAATTATGACTCAAAAATGGATTGCCTTAAATGGTACTTCTTCTATTGAGTCTTGGATTGATCTTACTAGAACTGGTTTCCCTGCTGGATTGCCAATTCCTGCAGAATCAGATGGCGTTCGTCCTGTAAGATTATTATATCCTGCATCTGAAGTTTCTAGAAATAGTGATAACGTTCCGTCACAAACGGCTAACGATATCTTTACACAGAATCCATTTTGGAAATAAAATATAAAAAAATATAAAAAATGAAAAATATAAAATTTAATTCGATATTCCTTGGAGTACTTACTATGGTAAGCTTCATGATGAGTTCATGCGATCCTTTGCTAGATGATTACGAAACTGATTTTGGAAAGGGACCTATTCTAGCTCAATTTAACAGTCAAAATACCACTGCCAACTTTATACAAGATGGTACAACGCAAACTTATGATGTTGCAATTTCTATCATTGGTGGAGATAATCAACCAATTAATAGACCTGTTGAAGTAACAATAAGTGCTGATCCAAGTTCAACAGCAACAGCTGGTACAGAGTTTAATTTGACTACAACCTCTTTCACTATACCTGCGGGACAATTATCAACCAATGCTCAAATTGAAGTATTGACGGCTAATTTAGATCCTTTTGATGCAAAAACTCTTGTGTTAAAGATTGATACTTCTTCAGAAGGAGTATCGGAAAGTAATTTAACTAGTATTAAATTACAAGGTGTTTGTGAATTAGATTTAAGTGGATTTGTAGGTGTTTATTCTTCAGTTAACACTCGTTTTGCCGCACCACTTGTTTCAACGGTTGAATTAGGTCCAGTGCCAAATTCATTACTTATTACAAATACAGATGGATATGGAGACGATGAAGTTGTTGTACTATTAAGTACAGATGTAACAAATCCTACGATGACGTATATTAGTGAAGAGAACCAAGCGTATTTATATGATAATTCAACTTATGGATGGGTTTGGGCAACAACACTCACTCCTGAACAATCTACTTATAATTCGTGTGATTATTCTTTAAATTTAGAATATAAGCGTTGTGTAAGCATTGGTTGTTTTGGTGGATCGAGAGTTATCACTATGACTAAACAATAGTTAGAATTCTTTTAAAATATTTAAAACCACCTTTTCAAACATTGAAAAGGTGGTTTTTTTATGTCCTTAAACCAACTACAGAATAACCGTTAATAATGCTTACGTTCTATTTCTATAAATATAATTCGACAATCTTTATTCTAACATAAATTAAGGCTTAGCTCATACAAAATCCAATCACAAAGTAAAAACGGATAAATGACAGTACTTCAATTTATATAGTACATTATCTAATTTCATAATAATAATTTCTAAATCTTAGACTAATGTACATTTACAACATTAGAAAATAGACTTCCGTCTGCACCCATTCCTTCAATATATAGGTTAAATTCTTTAGTCTGTCCGTTAGGTATTTTTATTAAAAACTCGTTATTTTTATCTGTTGTTGCATTGGGAATCCAATTTACCGCTCCATAGTCTATAAAATCTGTTGAGTTTATATTATAACGAGGAGTGTAATATTGTTTGGCAATAGAAAAACCATAATCAACCAGAACATCTTGGTAATTATCACTTGATTTTATCGTTTCACTAACATTTTTAGTGAAAATATGGATGGTATTTACCCTTTTATTAACATATATTTCTTCCACCTCCGAAATTTTCAGATCCCTTAAAAATGCAAAATCTCCATATAATGCAACATTGTCTAAATATACAGTAGTAGTTGCGTTTCCTCTCCTATCCTTTATATACACGTCACTATTATTTTTTGTAACATAAAAGCCATACTTTGAAAATTCATAGAATAGTAGGGAATTTGGAAAATCGCTTTTAGACAAATTAATATATCTGGAGCTTATCACATTTAAATACAGTTCATTTTTAGGGTTTATTGTTGCTTTTAAAATTACAGTATCTAATAAATTATTATCCTTAGGGTTTAAAAAATCTTGATTATAAGTGACCATTCTTGTTTTTGGTACACGTTTATAAAAAAGAGAAATTCCTGTTGTATCTAAGATCGTTAAGGTTTCTCTAGGATAAATAGTATAATACACAGGAGTTTTAACCAATTTACCATTTTTCTTTTTGACACTAAAATAAACAGATGTGCTATCCGCTATATACAAATTAGAAAAGGTAAAAGCACCATCTACAATGTTAGCGTTCAGATGAAGCATATTTTCGGGAGAAGAAAGCACTATTTTTGAATCTTGTTTTACATCATTGTTATTTATTTTACCCTTCACTTGAAATCCCGTTTCAAATGGAAAGTTGACTTTTGGAGGATTGTTAAAAACATCGTGCCAATTAAATCTACGCCAACCTTGGTTAAGTAGCAATAAATCTAAATTATACAGAACTTTTCTATCTGAATACTTAAAATAATAGCTCGGATTTTCTATATTTCCTTTAACATAGGGCGACAATAGAAAAGTAGATAATATTGTCGCCTGATTTTCATAAGCTTTTGATTGATGTGGTAGAACCGAAATACTGAAATTATTCTTTATATCTTTAAGACCATCTATTTTAAACCGAACAATACTACTGTCTTTTTTATGATTAATATTTTTTAATCTAACTTCTTTTATTGGATTTACTAAATTGTTAAATACTATTCTTTCTGAAATGGGTTTGGCAAATTTATCCATCAACGTAATGATATTAACACCAGCTAGCAAGTCTGATTTTGGAATTGAAATAAGATATTCTAATTTATCTTCTTCAAACTTAACAACTACCTTTTTTAAAAGTCCATCACGGTGCATCAACAAATAAAAATCATTATTTATTAAACCTGGTAAGGTGAGATTATTTGTTTCTAATTTAATAAATAGACTTGATGCATTAGAGTTCTCTAAAACCATAGAAATTCCTTTTTTTTTCGCAATAGGCAAGCCTTTTTCAAGCGTATTCTCATTTTCCAAAACAACCTTTACACGGTAATTATTATTTATTTCCCAATTTAAACTGAACTTACCCATTCCAAATTCATTACTCTCAAAATTGGTAATAATTTTATCATCTTTATCTACTACAGTACCTGATTTAATAACAATACCTTTTCCAGAACTATCAATAATTTTAAACCCAATAGAATTGGTAACATCCTGTATGATAGTTCCACTTTCCGGCAATAATTGTAAATCATATTTATTGGTCTGAATTGTTGCGTTTTCTTTAGATGATACTTCCTCACCAACTACCTCAATTTTTTGTAAATAGCCACTGTAATGTTTAAAATTTCTTGTCCAGTTCGTGGTAGATTGAAGATAATAAATGCCTGGTAGAAATTGTTCGTTTATCTTTATGTTACCATTACCGATACCACCTTCGGTCTTTATCAATTTATTAATAATCAATACTCCACCTTCATTATAAATACTCACATATAAGTTTGTAGTACTATTGTAGGGTTTATGGGTTTTATTATTGTACACATAGGTTTTAAACCAAATTTCTTCACCATTTAAAAACTTCGTTTTGTTTAAATGGGTATAAATAGTTTCGGGTTCAAACTTAAAATACGTTGGATAAGCGTTTTCTAAATGATCTATTGAATTTAATTGAGCATTAACATTCAAACAGGAAACAATGATTAAGATTTGAAAGATAAATTGTAAGCTATTAATATTTCTCCTTATCATATTTTTTTAAATTGAATTAACGTCTTCTTGAAATTGAATTTAATCAATAGAACCCATTTATTATTTAGTATTATTTAAAATGTGTAGATAAATCAATCAATTAAAACTAGCGTTTAAATTATTATATATGATGATTTTTCGCTGTATTTTATTGAATTTTAATAAACTCCTGCTACTAATATAATACAAAATCGTGATTGTATGATATATTTAGCATAAAATATCTATTTTTGCCCCATGCAAGAAACCTCAAACATATTTGGTATAAGAGCGATTATTGAAGCTATAAATGCTGGTCAATCATTAGAGAAAGTATATATTCAGAAAGGACTCAGCGGACACTTATTTTCAGAGCTAAATACCCTCATTAAACAGCATAACATTTCAACGAGCTATGTGCCTGTTGAAAAATTAAATCATCTCTCTAAAAATCAGAATCATCAAGGAGTAATTGCCAAAATTTCAGCAGTTGATTTTTATAGTTTAGAGGATATTTTTACAACAATTAATAAGGATAAACCATTATTCTTACTTTTAGATCAGATTACAGATGTTAGGAATTTTGGGGCTATTTTAAGAACCGCAGAGTGTACTGGTGTGGATGCCATTATTATTCCTAATCAAGGAAGTGCACCATTAAATGCAGATGCTATTAAAACATCAGCTGGTGCTGCTTTTAAAATTCCAATATGTAAAGTCAATCATTTATTGGATGCCATTTATTTTTTACAAGCAGAAGGTATTCAAATTGTTGCAATTACTGAAAAGACAGAGGATACTATTTATGAAGTTGAACTTAATAAACCCACCGCATTAATTATGGGTTCTGAGCATAAAGGTATTTCGCCTGCTATACTTAAAATAGCTGATGCTAAAGCTAAATTACCATTGTTAGGTGATATTGCGTCTCTGAATGTTTCTGTGGCTTGTGGAGTAGCCTTATATGAGACTGTAAGACAAAGGAGAAGTTAACAGTAGTAGTCTTCAGATGGCAGTCCTAAAAACTTATCAACTGCCACTAGTAACTGAATGCTGATTTATTCTTCTTCATGATGTTCGTCATACATTAGAAGAGGATCTTCTTCATCAAAATTTTCATCTTCCCAATAGTATTTTTCAGGTTGCGGACCATGTTTTCTATAGATAACAGCAAACACTATTCCAATTAAAAACCCTGATAAATGACCTTCCCATGATACACCTTCCTTAATGGGTAGAATATACCAAATCATACTTCCATATAAAAAAATCACAATTAAAGATACCGCAATTAAACGATAATATTTACGAATCATTCCACTAAATAGTATAAAACTAAACAGTAAATAAACAACTCCACTAGCTCCTATATGATACGCAGGTCTTGCTATTAACCAAGTTAATAAACCACTTAACAGCACTCCGTAAATAAGTACTTTAAATGCAATATTTCTATAAAAATAAAACAACGCACTCATTAAAATAAAAAGTGGAATGGAATTATTAAACAAGTGTTTGACACCACTATGAATAAAAGGAGAAAAAACAATGCCTCGTAATCCTTTTAACGTTTTAGGATACAAGCCATACTTTGTCAAATACAAATTATAATTACCTTCTACCCAAAACACCACCCATAAAAATAAAACAAAATACAATGGTATTGCAATAACCATTGGCGAAAATTTAAATGGTTTATGTTCTTCTTGTAAATTCATAATTGGGTTATTACAAAAATATACCCAATTTTCTTAATATGCACACATTGTCATGAATTGCATATATTAATATCAAATATTTCTTTCAATTAAAATTAAACCAACTATGTTTTCTTTATTTTTGCATTATGGATGCACCACTAGCAGAACGTATACGACCAAAAACCTTAGACGATTATATTAGTCAACAACATTTGGTTGGTGAAAAAGGAGCTTTAACGGCTCATATCAAAAGAGGTGTCATTCCGTCACTCATCTTATGGGGACCTCCTGGTATTGGTAAAACCACCTTGGCAAATATAATTGCTGAAGAATCAAAGCGTCCATTTTACACACTAAGTGCAATTAATTCTGGTGTTAAAGATGTTAGAGAAGTCATTGAAAAAGCGAAACAAAGTGGTGGATTATTTACTACTAAAAATCCTATTCTGTTTATTGATGAAATACATCGTTTTAGCAAATC
The nucleotide sequence above comes from Aureibaculum algae. Encoded proteins:
- a CDS encoding SusD/RagB family nutrient-binding outer membrane lipoprotein, which produces MKTIKINKSILLLLSVAILTVSCNDFLDVNENPNSPSISTPSLTLPVAQQEMAQLNGTDMTYLGNMLVVNWATPSNWSANSLFARYSFTATSYDDIFERSYVYMFKNLTYVENYTDPTGAADYSTYKAISQIMKGYQYQLLVDLYGDIPFTEANLRGENTTPKYDDAATVYKSVIDSLTSAANLALNLPDNAEDPGTQDIILGGHMDEWAQFANTIKLRMLVRLSNTNDDAYIASQIASIDANGAGYITADISANPGYTASAEKQSPFYDYFIAESGTQQDRNDFTVASKHTIEYLTSINDDRLSRLYLPAAASGNFKGAEQSTVLPGTGFTNLDLSHVGPGLLKSAEQDQVIMSLAEALFIQAEATERGYITGGDSAQDLYEAAIAASYEFLEVPDASTAAAAYYAQPIANVSWASSPNKIEAIMTQKWIALNGTSSIESWIDLTRTGFPAGLPIPAESDGVRPVRLLYPASEVSRNSDNVPSQTANDIFTQNPFWK
- the rlmB gene encoding 23S rRNA (guanosine(2251)-2'-O)-methyltransferase RlmB, encoding MQETSNIFGIRAIIEAINAGQSLEKVYIQKGLSGHLFSELNTLIKQHNISTSYVPVEKLNHLSKNQNHQGVIAKISAVDFYSLEDIFTTINKDKPLFLLLDQITDVRNFGAILRTAECTGVDAIIIPNQGSAPLNADAIKTSAGAAFKIPICKVNHLLDAIYFLQAEGIQIVAITEKTEDTIYEVELNKPTALIMGSEHKGISPAILKIADAKAKLPLLGDIASLNVSVACGVALYETVRQRRS
- a CDS encoding rhomboid family intramembrane serine protease, translated to MNLQEEHKPFKFSPMVIAIPLYFVLFLWVVFWVEGNYNLYLTKYGLYPKTLKGLRGIVFSPFIHSGVKHLFNNSIPLFILMSALFYFYRNIAFKVLIYGVLLSGLLTWLIARPAYHIGASGVVYLLFSFILFSGMIRKYYRLIAVSLIVIFLYGSMIWYILPIKEGVSWEGHLSGFLIGIVFAVIYRKHGPQPEKYYWEDENFDEEDPLLMYDEHHEEE